A section of the Candidatus Hydrogenedentota bacterium genome encodes:
- a CDS encoding family 14 glycosylhydrolase: protein MRQCTGLLAAILFASTAFADPLASWSPGNEQGLRQILVPDGQWQRSVVEGREAVTQISGSSYLYFQLDPNLKAKTGETLFIYVEFLDTGYGISEFQYNSTSKPYEPGKQTIFTDSRTWAKDLISVANAKLAGLQNGGADFRIFRSGGLTLGRVEVYTENPGISVPSDVERMKQALSGKHRASRPSDMYYTFGGDPSEADGPLYRLLGATSVESYVTWETCERAGEGQWDWTQWDKQVKILQDNDLKWVPFLIVGPAYSTPNWFRSGKEHVPCRCLEHGTDSKIESLWNPNLPARIDRFLAAFAERYRDKGVIESVLLGIQGDFGEAIYSVTGGGWTFFIPGEYHNHQGFWCGDPYARADFQAYARKKYATLRRLNGVWGTDFQSWDTVSYPIEGERDMKAFRNSLADASPETRRHWLDFVDWYRASMTEFADWWMAATRRHFPDTPIYLCTGGDAPPEHGSNFAEQCRVAAKHDAGVRITNEGSDYTANFAITRWVAAAGRHYGAYFGFEPAGPEDERGVVARIYNATASGANQLHDYAANLVSRAPSIDVQQANLHHLFHVPNPVVPVAFWYPEVHMTLRWGRYFDKARTMRDIADYDYVDESMLRRGALDRYPVLVIAHGSVMETKDAKRIARWVRDGGRLIVMDVGEFRSVEKTRAPERHLFGKSREGRRLGKGSVVRVADWEALGKTLTAEFERLRLPVYPMTKDGVFVTQTDAISHLLLNTTDAEATVAIRAGEREHKVAVPAHGIARTSGTQ from the coding sequence ATGAGGCAGTGTACGGGCTTACTGGCCGCGATCCTGTTCGCGAGCACGGCTTTCGCGGACCCTCTGGCGTCGTGGTCACCTGGAAACGAACAAGGGCTTCGGCAGATATTGGTACCCGATGGCCAGTGGCAACGGTCGGTCGTGGAAGGCCGCGAGGCCGTAACCCAGATTTCCGGCAGTTCGTACCTGTACTTTCAGCTTGACCCAAACCTGAAAGCCAAGACCGGCGAGACGCTCTTTATCTACGTTGAGTTCCTCGATACCGGCTACGGCATCTCCGAGTTCCAGTACAACTCGACGAGCAAGCCCTACGAGCCGGGCAAGCAAACGATCTTCACCGACTCACGCACCTGGGCCAAAGACCTCATCTCGGTTGCGAACGCCAAACTCGCCGGACTGCAAAACGGCGGGGCCGATTTCCGGATATTTCGTTCAGGCGGTCTAACTCTTGGTCGCGTAGAGGTTTATACGGAGAACCCGGGCATATCGGTGCCTTCTGACGTGGAGCGGATGAAGCAGGCGCTCTCCGGAAAGCACCGCGCCTCCCGCCCCAGCGACATGTATTACACCTTCGGCGGCGACCCGTCCGAAGCCGACGGCCCCCTGTATCGGCTCTTGGGGGCCACAAGCGTCGAAAGCTACGTGACCTGGGAAACATGCGAGCGCGCCGGGGAGGGGCAGTGGGACTGGACGCAGTGGGACAAGCAGGTTAAGATACTTCAGGACAATGACTTAAAGTGGGTGCCATTCCTGATTGTCGGCCCCGCCTACTCGACGCCCAACTGGTTCCGCTCCGGCAAGGAGCATGTGCCCTGTCGTTGCCTCGAACACGGAACCGACAGCAAAATCGAGTCGCTCTGGAACCCCAACCTTCCCGCGCGCATCGACCGCTTCCTGGCCGCCTTCGCGGAGCGTTATCGGGATAAGGGGGTAATCGAGTCCGTACTGCTGGGCATTCAAGGCGACTTCGGCGAGGCGATCTACTCCGTCACCGGCGGCGGCTGGACCTTCTTCATCCCCGGCGAATACCACAACCATCAAGGGTTCTGGTGCGGCGACCCCTATGCCCGGGCCGACTTCCAGGCCTATGCCCGGAAGAAGTACGCGACCTTGCGCCGCCTCAACGGAGTCTGGGGCACGGACTTTCAATCATGGGATACGGTGAGTTATCCCATTGAAGGCGAAAGGGATATGAAGGCGTTTCGCAACAGTCTGGCCGACGCCTCCCCCGAGACCCGCCGCCATTGGCTGGATTTCGTGGACTGGTACCGTGCCTCGATGACCGAGTTCGCCGACTGGTGGATGGCGGCGACCCGGCGCCATTTCCCCGACACGCCCATCTACCTGTGCACCGGCGGCGATGCCCCGCCCGAGCACGGCTCGAACTTCGCCGAACAATGCCGCGTGGCCGCGAAGCACGATGCCGGGGTCCGCATCACCAACGAGGGTTCCGACTACACCGCCAACTTCGCCATCACCCGATGGGTGGCTGCGGCGGGCCGGCATTACGGGGCCTACTTCGGGTTCGAACCCGCTGGTCCCGAGGACGAGCGCGGGGTCGTCGCGCGCATCTACAATGCGACAGCCTCCGGCGCGAACCAGCTCCACGACTACGCCGCCAATCTCGTCAGCCGTGCGCCGTCCATCGACGTGCAGCAGGCCAATCTCCACCACCTCTTTCACGTGCCTAACCCCGTGGTGCCCGTGGCCTTCTGGTATCCCGAAGTCCACATGACGCTCCGGTGGGGCAGGTATTTCGATAAGGCCCGGACCATGCGCGATATCGCCGACTACGACTACGTCGACGAGTCGATGCTGCGGCGCGGCGCGCTCGACCGCTACCCCGTTCTCGTGATTGCCCACGGCAGCGTCATGGAAACCAAGGACGCCAAACGGATCGCACGGTGGGTGCGCGACGGCGGACGCCTCATCGTCATGGACGTAGGCGAATTCAGGAGCGTGGAGAAGACCCGCGCGCCCGAAAGACACCTGTTCGGCAAATCGCGCGAGGGACGGCGTCTCGGCAAGGGTTCCGTGGTACGCGTCGCGGATTGGGAAGCCCTGGGCAAAACGCTTACGGCGGAGTTCGAGCGCCTGCGCCTGCCCGTGTATCCCATGACCAAAGACGGCGTGTTCGTCACCCAAACCGACGCCATCAGCCATCTGCTCCTGAACACCACGGACGCAGAGGCAACGGTCGCGATTCGCGCTGGGGAGCGGGAGCACAAGGTAGCAGTCCCCGCGCACGGCATCGCGCGGACGAGCGGCACGCAGTAA